In the Blautia coccoides genome, GTTATCCTGCCGGCTACCCATGACACGGGTTCCGCGGTTTTGGCTGTGCCGTCAAAGGATGACAAAGCTTTATACATAAGTTCAGGCACCTGGTCTTTGATGGGGGTAGAGCTTGGGCAGGCGGACTGTACGGAGAAAAGCCGGAGGCTGAATTTTACCAATGAAGGCGGTTATGCTCACAGGTTCCGTTACCTGAAAAATATTATGGGGTTGTGGATGATCCAGTCCCTCAAAAAAGAACTGGGAGATGTCTATTCCTTTGCAGAGCTTTGTCAAATGGCAGAAAAAGAGGAGATTCCGTCCCTTGTGGACTGCAATGACGGCCGTTTTCTGGCGCCGGTGTCCATGACAAAGGCTGTGCAGGAATACTGTGAGGAGACAGGGCAGCAGGTTCCGGTGACCCCGGGACAGCTTGCAGGGGTTATTTACAGAAGCCTTGCAGACTGCTATGGGAGAACAGTTGGTGAGATTGAGGAGATGACAGGCATACAATACAGACATCTCCATGTAGTAGGCGGCGGAGCCAACGCCGCGTATCTGAATCAGCTCACTGCTTCCAGTACCAGAAAAACTGTTCTGGCAGGCCCAACGGAGGCCACTGCTGTGGGCAATCTGATGGTGCAGATGATGGCAAAAGGCGTTTGGATAGACTTAAAAGCAGCCAGGCAGTGTGTCTATGACTCTTTTGAAATTCAAGTATATGAGCCGTGAAGATGAAAAGTAACGGCAGCAGTAACGGCAACAGGAACAGAAAAGGTGCACTGTCTGTACGGAGTGTAAAGACACGGGACAGCTGCGGTGACCATAAAGTCAGGAGGAAAAATATGACTACAGCACAGAGATATGAATCAGCCAGGGAAATTTATAAAAATATGGGGGTGGACACAGACAAGGCAGTGGAGACACTGAAAAACATCCACATTTCCATGCACTGCTGGCAGGGGGACGATGTACAGGGATTTGACCACGAAGGTCCTTTGTCCGGCGGTATCCAGACAACAGGAAATTACCCAGGAAAGGCCAGAACACCGGAGGAGCTGATGGAGGACATTGACAAGGCTTTGAGTCTGATCCCGGGAAAGCATAAGCTGAATCTGCATGCCAACTATGCCATTTTTGAGGACGGCTGTTTTGCGGACAGAGATGCCTTAAAGCCGGAGCATTTTAAGAGATGGGCAGAGTTTGCAAAAAAGAGAGGTATGGGCATTGATTTTAATCCCACCTTCTTTTCTCATGAGAAGGCGGAGAGCTTTACCCTCTCAAGTCCGGATGAGGAGATCCGTCAGTTCTGGATCCGCCATGGACAGGCCTGTATCCGCATATCCCAGTATTTTGCAGAGGAGCTGGGTCAGCCCTGCGTCATGAATATCTGGATCCCGGACGGCTATAAGGATGTGCCGGCTGACCGTCTGTCCCCAAGAGCCAGGTTCAAGGATTCTCTTGATCAGATATTGTCCGTTGACTATGACAGATCAAAAGTCTATGTGTGCCTGGAATCAAAAGTATTTGGCATCGGCATGGAGTCCTACACGGTTGGTTCCAGCGAATTCTGCATCAACTATGCAGCCAACAACGGGATTTTAAGTCTCATGGACAACGGGCATTATCATCCCACAGAGGTGGTTTCCGATAAAATTCCGGCTATGCTCTTATTTAATGAGAAACTGGCCCTGCACGTGACAAGACCGGTGCGCTGGGATTCCGATCATGTTGTGCTCTTCGATGACGAGACAAAAGAGATCGCAAAGGAAATCGTGAGAAACGATGCCATTGACAGGGTATTTTTAGGACTTGATTTCTTCGATGCCAGTATTAACCGCGTCAGCGCATGGGTGGTGGGAATGCGGAATATGCAGAAAGCATTTCTGTTTGCCCTGCTTCAGCCAAACAACAAACTGAAAGCACTGCAGAACAGCGGCGCCTTCACAGAGCTTATGATGCTCCAGGAAGAGCTGAAGCTGTATCCTTTCGGGGATGTATGGAATTATTTCTGTGAACAGTGCGGCGTTCCTGAGAAAGAGGACTGGTTTAAAGAAGTGCAGCAGTATGAAAAAGAGGTGCTGAGCAAACGTTCCTGAAAAAGCGCAGACACGCCCAGACAAGGAGAGAAATCCTCAGCACAATACAGAAAGGAACAGAAAAATGAAAGTTTTGGAAGCAAAATTCGTACAGGGTTTTATGAGAATGGCAGATGACGGCTGGAACCAGGGATGGCATGAGAGAAACGGCGGAAATCTGACTTACCGCATCAAAAAAGAGGAAGTGCAGTCTGTAAGGGAAGAGCTGTCAGAGGACGGGGACTGGAAGGAGATCGGTACAGCGGTTCCGGCTCTGGCGGGAGAGTATTTTCTAGTGACAGGAAGCGGGAAGTATTTCCGCAATGTTATGACAGATCCGGAGGACTCCCTTGCTGTGATCGAGTTAGATGACAAGGGAGAGAATTACCGTATCTGCTGGGGCCTGGTAAACGGAGGAAGACCTACCAGTGAACTGCCCTCCCATCTGATGAACCATGAGGTGAAGATGCAGGCTACAGGCGGAAAGCACAGAGTGATCTACCATGCCCATACGGCAAATGTGATCGCCCTGACCTTTGTGCTGCCCTTAAGGGATGAAGTGTTCACAAGAGAGCTGTGGGAGATGGCAACAGAGTGTCCGGTGGTGTTCCCGGACGGTATCGGTGTTGTGGGATGGATGGTGCCGGGAGGAAGAAAGATCGCTGCCGCCACCAGTGAACTGATGAAAAAATACGATGTGGCCATTTGGGCACATCACGGTATGTTCTGCTCAGGGGAGGATTTTGATCTGACCTTCGGGCTTATGCACACAGTGGAAAAGTCCGCGGAGATCCTTGTAAAGATGTTGTCCATGAGACCGGATAAGCTGCAGACCATCACTGCGCAGAATTTCCGGGATCTGGCGGTGGATTTTCATGTGGATCTGCCGGAAAAATTTTTGTACGATAAATAAAAACTACAGCGGCAGATGTTTTGCGCCCGGCATGAGAAATCGTGCCGGGTGTTTTTTTGAGGTGGGAAGGAATGGGAGAAGAGGATTGCCAAGTGGGCAGGCAGATAATATAATAGAAAAAAAGGGTGATAAGGGAGGGGTTTTTAGTGATTTGGCCGGATATTCAGAGGAATCTGGGGGAAGTGTTTGAAGGGGGGATCATGCCCACAATGGTTTACATAAATAAACAGAGAATCAATAGAAGCAGAGTGGACAGACCGCTGCACAGTCATGAGTCCATCTGTGAGATGCTGCTTATTTACAGGGGTACAGGTATTTATACAGTAAATGCTGTAACTTATCATCTGGAAGAAGGGGATGTGCTTTTTTATAATCAGGATGATCTGCATGAAGTATCTTCAGGAACGGAGGAGGAGATTGGGTCTTATTGTGTGGGAATCACGAATCTCAGACTCAAAGGGCTGCCAAGGAATCATCTTGTGGGAGAAGAAGGACCTTATGTGCGGAAGGCAGGACAGATGTATCCCCTTTTAAAAGAAATGTGCGGGCAGATGTATATGATGCAGGAGACAAATCAGACCGGCAGGCTGGCCGCACAGCTTTTGTGTGCTTCATTGGTGGTGATGGCAAGCCAGTTGGAGGCTTTTCCCCAGGCTGTGGCAGATGGTACGAAGGAAGAACAATTTGTGGCTAGGATATGGAATTATCTGAACAAACATTATACGGAGGAGATAAGCCTGGAAAAAATTGCAGAAGCTCTGGGGTGCTCAGCTCCTTATGTGTCTCATGCATTTAAGAATGCGACAGGAAGTACCCCTATTCAGTATGTGATACGGCGGAGGATCGGACTGGCACAGACGCTGCTGATCTCTACAGACATGACCGCCACACAGATTGCTACTACGGTGGGGTATGACAATACCAATTATTTTTGTACTCTGTTTGCAAAGGTAGTGGGGATGACACCGATTCGTTATAGGGGACTTTATTTGGAGGAGCTTAAAGGGGTTCGTAACCAGTCATGAAAGGATGAAGATCAGTAACCGTTCAGTAAATAAGTGTGGAAGAGAAAGCTTATTATTTAGGCTTTGGCTTCCACACTTATTTTTTTATATTAGGGGAGTATCAAATTTGGAGGGGTTTTGAAGGATTCAGGGAGACAGAAGAGAAGAAGAACAGGATAGTGAAGTATGCTGAGGAAAAAAGGGGGAGGCTGAGAGGAGTTTCGGGGATTTGGCGGGGAAGATGGTACAGGATACTGAAGGCGTGCTTTTAGCGGGTGGGATATAATGGGAACATAAAAGAGCACAGAGAAAGCACACAGAAATAGCACACAGAAAAAGGAGGAAATAGCATGAGTATGAATATTTGCGGGGCACCGTGCTGCTGGGGAGTGGATGACGTGAAAAATCCATATCTGCCGGCTTGGGAGAGGGTGCTTGAGGAGGCCGGACTGGCAGGATACAGGGCAATTGAACTGGGGCCTTATGGATATCTGCCGGTTGATGCAAAGAGAGTTTCCCGGGAGCTGGAAAAGAATGGACTGGCTATTGTGGCAGGGACTATTTTTGATGATCTGCTGAGTGAGGAGAATTATGAAAATGTACTCAGGCAGACAGAGGAAATATGCAAACTG is a window encoding:
- the rhaD gene encoding rhamnulose-1-phosphate aldolase; the protein is MKVLEAKFVQGFMRMADDGWNQGWHERNGGNLTYRIKKEEVQSVREELSEDGDWKEIGTAVPALAGEYFLVTGSGKYFRNVMTDPEDSLAVIELDDKGENYRICWGLVNGGRPTSELPSHLMNHEVKMQATGGKHRVIYHAHTANVIALTFVLPLRDEVFTRELWEMATECPVVFPDGIGVVGWMVPGGRKIAAATSELMKKYDVAIWAHHGMFCSGEDFDLTFGLMHTVEKSAEILVKMLSMRPDKLQTITAQNFRDLAVDFHVDLPEKFLYDK
- the rhaB gene encoding rhamnulokinase is translated as MTEYYLAVDIGASSGRHILGHMEQGRMVMEEIHRFRNGLTMKDGEACWDLEQLFEEIKTGLKKCGESGKIPVSMGIDTWAVDFVLLDENGRVLGNTVGYRDKRTEGMDRLVYEILPEKELYRRTGIQKQIFNTIYQLMAVKEKHPEYLEKADAMLMIPDYFQFLLTGRKAAEYTNATTTQLVSPRTKDWDMELIEMLGYPKGIFQSVQDAGTVLGGFTEEIQREVGFDCQVILPATHDTGSAVLAVPSKDDKALYISSGTWSLMGVELGQADCTEKSRRLNFTNEGGYAHRFRYLKNIMGLWMIQSLKKELGDVYSFAELCQMAEKEEIPSLVDCNDGRFLAPVSMTKAVQEYCEETGQQVPVTPGQLAGVIYRSLADCYGRTVGEIEEMTGIQYRHLHVVGGGANAAYLNQLTASSTRKTVLAGPTEATAVGNLMVQMMAKGVWIDLKAARQCVYDSFEIQVYEP
- a CDS encoding helix-turn-helix domain-containing protein — encoded protein: MIWPDIQRNLGEVFEGGIMPTMVYINKQRINRSRVDRPLHSHESICEMLLIYRGTGIYTVNAVTYHLEEGDVLFYNQDDLHEVSSGTEEEIGSYCVGITNLRLKGLPRNHLVGEEGPYVRKAGQMYPLLKEMCGQMYMMQETNQTGRLAAQLLCASLVVMASQLEAFPQAVADGTKEEQFVARIWNYLNKHYTEEISLEKIAEALGCSAPYVSHAFKNATGSTPIQYVIRRRIGLAQTLLISTDMTATQIATTVGYDNTNYFCTLFAKVVGMTPIRYRGLYLEELKGVRNQS
- a CDS encoding L-rhamnose isomerase, whose protein sequence is MTTAQRYESAREIYKNMGVDTDKAVETLKNIHISMHCWQGDDVQGFDHEGPLSGGIQTTGNYPGKARTPEELMEDIDKALSLIPGKHKLNLHANYAIFEDGCFADRDALKPEHFKRWAEFAKKRGMGIDFNPTFFSHEKAESFTLSSPDEEIRQFWIRHGQACIRISQYFAEELGQPCVMNIWIPDGYKDVPADRLSPRARFKDSLDQILSVDYDRSKVYVCLESKVFGIGMESYTVGSSEFCINYAANNGILSLMDNGHYHPTEVVSDKIPAMLLFNEKLALHVTRPVRWDSDHVVLFDDETKEIAKEIVRNDAIDRVFLGLDFFDASINRVSAWVVGMRNMQKAFLFALLQPNNKLKALQNSGAFTELMMLQEELKLYPFGDVWNYFCEQCGVPEKEDWFKEVQQYEKEVLSKRS